TCAGAGGAATCAGTCCTTGATCGTGATACATCGCAACGATTGCATCAAATTCTCCCCGCACGGCTCGGCAGAAAATGGTATCGGGTGCGTAGGGGCCGAAAGCAGAGATTCCCTTCCGACGGGCTTTTTGAACGGCTGGTTCTATCAATCTTTTTTCTTCATCTCCAAAAGCGCCCCCCTCACCCGCATGTGGATTGAGTGCCGCAATGGCGATCCTTGGCCGCCGCAACCGAAACCATTTTTTGAGGGCTTGATCGGTCAGTTCGATCGTTTGGGCAATCTCTTTGACCTTGAGGGAAGGGGCAACATTTTTGATTGGAATATGAATGGAATGCAGAACAACCGTCAAATGCGGGCCTGTCATCATCATTCGGACATCACGGATGCGAGCCATCCCTGCGAGAAACTCCGTGTGTCCCGGATAAAGATAACCGGCCTTGTGGAGCCTTTCCTTGGAGATTGGGGCAGTGACGATGGCGTCTATCTCCTTTTTGAGGGCGGCGGTTGCGGCCTGTCGGATAAAATGAGCTGAAAGGACGCCGCATTGACGGGCCGTCAGTCGTTTGGCCTCGCGAAAACTAAAAAGATGAGGAGCACCGAAGACAATCGGGCGGCAGGATCGCCAAACGAGAGAAGATCGGAGTGCTTTTTGAACCACTTCGGGCCCGACTCCCTGGGGGTCCCCCATCGTGACACCAATGAGAGGCAGTTTTTTTTTCATTATTTCTTGATCTCAATGTACGTTTTCTGCCGGACCTCGTCGAGATAGTTTTCCAGCTCTTGATTCAAACGGGACTCGACAATTTGTCGCCGGGCCCGAATTCTATCTTCGTCCGAAGGGTTCTTACCAAGCTTTCTCAAAATTTCCTCTTCGGACACCTTGATGCGTGGATAGATCACCTGGCCCAGAAACTTCATCTTCCGGATTTCGGTGCGCAGTTCCTGTTTGTACTGTTCAAAACCCTTTCCCTCTTTCTCCAGCTCTTTTTTAAGCTCCTCCAACTGGATCCGGTTTCTGGTGAGGACCTCCCCGATTGCATTCGCTAAGTCATCATTGGTGACGTCGATTCCAAGCTGGTCAATCTCCAGGAGCAGTATTTTTTGACGGATCAATTCCTCCAGCGGGTCTTTCTTGGGAGGGGCCTTGTATTTTTTTACATCGGAGAGAGTGATGATTTCATCGCTGACGATGGCGACAATTCGATCAACAAGCTCTGCTGAGGCCAAGAGCGGGACAAAAAATAAGGTAAAAAAGAGAATCTTTTTCATAAAGAAACTGCTGCGTTCTCCATCATTTTCTGATTGATTTCAATCTTTGAATTTTTCCTCTTTTCCTCAAGCCAGCCACGAAGGATCTCATCACGCTTTTTTTCTCTCCATTCCTTTTGGATGAGGGATTTGGCTTCATTGAAGGGGATGTTCCTTGCAGGACGTCGTGCGATCACCCGGAAGATGTGGTAACCGTAGGCCGACCGGACAACCCCATTCGTTTCTCCCGGTTCAAATCGAAAACAGGCCTCATCCATGATGGGAGGGAGATCCCCGCGTGCGACCCATCCCAAATCGCCCCCTCTCTCACGATCGGGGCTTTCGGAATATTCTTGGGCGACCGCGGCAAAATTTTCCCCTTTTTGAATGAGCGAGAGGATCTTTTCGGCCTTCGGTTCTGATGAGGCGACGATCTGGCGGCAGTGCGATTTTTCCATCTCCCGGTAGAGACCCCTATTGACGAAATACTCTTTTTTCATCTCTTCCTCACTCGGCCCCTTTTTTTTAGCCAAATGATCAATAAATTTTTCGATAGTTAGCTTCTTTTCGTGCCTCTCTTTCCATTCCTCAGGAGAGAGTTTCTGCTGTTGCAGCAATTTCTTGAGCTCAAACGGTTGGTGCCCCGACTCTATCTTTTTAAGGGCGTCGGACAGCTCCTTCTTGGAGATTTTGATCCCCTCCTCTTCTGCCGCCTCCAGTAAAAGCACCTCATGGATCATGGCCTGAAGGGTGCTCTCTTTGAGGATTTTTAGGGCCCCCTTTTCGGAAAGCGCCTCGGGAGTATACTGGAGGGACTCCCGTGACAAGGCGGATCGAAAATCACCCCAGCGGATCTTCTCTCCGTTGACTCGTGCCAGGATCCCTGATTCCGGCGTTTTTTGGCAACCTGCACAGGAGAGGAGAAAGGGGAAGCAGAACAGGAGGAGCCTCAAAAATGGGAAGAGGGCTGTCATGCTCCGCTGTATAGGGCCCCTTTGTTTTGTGAATCAAGGGGGAACACGGCTCCTTCTGACCTATTGAAAAAAACAAGACAACCTTCTCCAAATATGCTTCGATGAACAAGCTGATTTAAGGGAGAGCTGTCTTCCATGGTATCTGATTATAACCCCGCGACGGAACAGAGAAAGCATGCCCGCCTCGATATTGCCCTTTCGGTCAGTTATTTTGTTATCACGCCGGGAGGTGAGATCAGTGACCTCTCTGAATCGATGAGCTGTGATATCAGTGCGGGTGGCCTTCGCCTCATGACCCCGGCTCCGCTCCAAAATGGCTCCGTGTTAAACCTTGAAATCCGGCTTCCGGATCAGGAAGAGGACCCGATTCGAGCAAAGGGGGAGGTCGTTTGGCAGAGCAAGATATCCGATTACAGTTATGAAACCGGCACGATCATCAAAAACATGGGCCAAGACGACAAGGCCCGTTTTATGTCTTTTGTATTGGATCAGATGGCCTCTTTGGTGGGTGTCGCGCGGGATCCAAAGGCCTCATTGAATTAGCATCACAAAAAAAATATAAACCCCCTGTGACTCCTCAAGAGAAAGCGAACAGTTTTCCCTCCTCACCCGGCGTCTACCTCATGAAGGATGCGAACGGC
The Deltaproteobacteria bacterium genome window above contains:
- the pdxA gene encoding 4-hydroxythreonine-4-phosphate dehydrogenase PdxA, giving the protein MKKKLPLIGVTMGDPQGVGPEVVQKALRSSLVWRSCRPIVFGAPHLFSFREAKRLTARQCGVLSAHFIRQAATAALKKEIDAIVTAPISKERLHKAGYLYPGHTEFLAGMARIRDVRMMMTGPHLTVVLHSIHIPIKNVAPSLKVKEIAQTIELTDQALKKWFRLRRPRIAIAALNPHAGEGGAFGDEEKRLIEPAVQKARRKGISAFGPYAPDTIFCRAVRGEFDAIVAMYHDQGLIPLKLLDFDRAVNLTIGLPFIRTSVDHGTAFDIAGKGKADPRSMIEAILLAAKLATLTQH
- a CDS encoding peptidylprolyl isomerase codes for the protein MTALFPFLRLLLFCFPFLLSCAGCQKTPESGILARVNGEKIRWGDFRSALSRESLQYTPEALSEKGALKILKESTLQAMIHEVLLLEAAEEEGIKISKKELSDALKKIESGHQPFELKKLLQQQKLSPEEWKERHEKKLTIEKFIDHLAKKKGPSEEEMKKEYFVNRGLYREMEKSHCRQIVASSEPKAEKILSLIQKGENFAAVAQEYSESPDRERGGDLGWVARGDLPPIMDEACFRFEPGETNGVVRSAYGYHIFRVIARRPARNIPFNEAKSLIQKEWREKKRDEILRGWLEEKRKNSKIEINQKMMENAAVSL
- a CDS encoding PilZ domain-containing protein, whose product is MVSDYNPATEQRKHARLDIALSVSYFVITPGGEISDLSESMSCDISAGGLRLMTPAPLQNGSVLNLEIRLPDQEEDPIRAKGEVVWQSKISDYSYETGTIIKNMGQDDKARFMSFVLDQMASLVGVARDPKASLN